One window from the genome of Bacillus weihaiensis encodes:
- a CDS encoding class I SAM-dependent methyltransferase: protein MKKTFEDFLNETNQFLGWDFSFITETDRMTSEPLSWSYGSMAYSLLPFVKVMLDMGTGGGEFLSKLRPLPIQTYATEGYEPNVSLAINRLEPLGVNVFPIESDEELPFENQFFDLILNKHESYSPKGIRRVMKRDGIFLIQQVGGQDCIEINNALGAPINSEYEKWNLQTALAELKESGFRILSSKEEYPYQRFYDLGSLIYYLNAIPWQVEKFNVEDFRENLLKLYNLIEKEGYFDVRQHRFYIKAIAI from the coding sequence ATGAAAAAGACGTTCGAAGATTTCCTTAACGAAACAAATCAATTTTTAGGTTGGGATTTTTCTTTCATAACTGAAACAGATCGTATGACAAGTGAGCCATTGTCATGGTCCTATGGAAGTATGGCGTATTCCTTATTACCTTTTGTAAAAGTCATGCTTGATATGGGCACTGGAGGAGGAGAATTTTTATCAAAGCTTCGACCGTTGCCTATACAAACATATGCTACGGAGGGGTATGAACCTAACGTATCTCTTGCCATAAATAGGCTAGAACCACTAGGCGTGAATGTATTTCCTATAGAAAGTGATGAAGAACTTCCGTTTGAAAATCAGTTTTTCGATCTTATCTTGAACAAACATGAATCCTACTCTCCTAAGGGAATAAGAAGAGTGATGAAGCGTGATGGAATATTTTTAATACAACAGGTAGGCGGACAAGATTGCATAGAAATAAACAATGCATTAGGAGCACCAATTAATTCGGAGTATGAGAAATGGAACTTGCAGACTGCTCTGGCTGAATTAAAAGAAAGTGGATTTAGGATTCTTTCATCAAAGGAAGAATACCCATATCAACGCTTTTATGATCTTGGCAGCTTGATTTATTACTTAAACGCAATACCATGGCAAGTGGAGAAGTTTAATGTAGAGGATTTTCGTGAAAATTTGTTAAAACTATATAATTTGATTGAAAAAGAAGGGTATTTTGACGTGAGACAGCATCGATTCTATATAAAGGCCATAGCGATATGA
- a CDS encoding DUF4871 domain-containing protein, with protein MVKVSLRKGIMFLFLVLLAGCVSANTSNTNWVVSPEFETSTGTKMVGKEDKVGIIGMNFEANKPNKYLFHFWGEESEFMGKKLKVIGVKNETGEEIVVVENRGELGVSEINGANASLPTTMKLPATGLWRLDVYLGDSLFDSIIVDVE; from the coding sequence ATGGTGAAAGTAAGTTTGAGAAAAGGTATAATGTTTCTCTTTTTAGTGCTACTGGCTGGTTGTGTGTCGGCCAATACAAGCAATACTAATTGGGTGGTCTCACCAGAATTTGAAACTTCTACAGGTACAAAGATGGTGGGAAAAGAAGATAAAGTGGGAATAATAGGGATGAACTTTGAAGCAAACAAACCTAATAAATATTTGTTTCACTTTTGGGGTGAGGAGTCAGAGTTTATGGGTAAGAAATTGAAAGTGATAGGAGTAAAGAATGAAACTGGTGAAGAAATTGTTGTTGTTGAAAATAGGGGTGAGCTTGGTGTTAGCGAAATAAATGGTGCAAATGCATCGCTCCCTACGACCATGAAGTTACCTGCAACAGGATTATGGAGATTGGATGTTTACTTAGGTGATAGCTTGTTTGATTCAATCATTGTTGATGTGGAATAG
- a CDS encoding SMI1/KNR4 family protein gives MTNGGASVLPEEFNVGIVERCFGSLFSFDEESSEYIVKKYQIYEPSLPKKVSPIANDPAGNLICLDYNNNSGSPIVVFGEHENAWEKEMLIKVEGLTEEQAEERARENVFYVAATFTEFLDKLHD, from the coding sequence ATAACAAATGGAGGTGCAAGTGTATTACCAGAGGAATTTAATGTAGGCATTGTAGAGCGTTGTTTTGGTAGTTTATTTAGTTTTGATGAAGAAAGTAGCGAGTACATTGTTAAAAAGTATCAAATATACGAACCTTCTCTTCCTAAAAAGGTTTCCCCTATTGCGAATGATCCTGCTGGAAATTTAATTTGTTTAGATTATAATAATAATTCTGGAAGTCCAATTGTAGTTTTTGGGGAACATGAAAATGCTTGGGAAAAAGAAATGTTAATAAAAGTAGAGGGTTTAACTGAAGAACAGGCTGAAGAGCGTGCAAGAGAAAATGTATTTTACGTTGCAGCAACATTTACGGAATTTCTTGATAAGTTACATGACTAA
- a CDS encoding imm11 family protein yields MKYFKLILDDCNDNDVVVHCEDTHGFEQYELKEGNFLENWNDNITFYFNLHDGNRFTDYLANNLGWFIVSKKFKDLIKKFEEGVQFLPVNIVDFEGKYKIENHEYFVANVLGVVDALNLENSDYSVMDLDGEKIYSVRKYAVSEDKINNKNLFKLKGDEIPLFVSETFKQLVEESNITGCEFLEIRNIL; encoded by the coding sequence ATGAAATATTTCAAACTAATTTTAGATGACTGCAACGATAATGATGTAGTTGTTCATTGTGAGGATACACATGGATTTGAGCAGTATGAGTTAAAGGAAGGGAATTTTTTAGAGAATTGGAATGACAATATCACTTTTTATTTTAATCTACATGATGGAAATAGATTTACTGACTATTTAGCAAATAATTTAGGCTGGTTCATTGTATCAAAAAAGTTTAAGGATTTAATAAAAAAATTTGAAGAAGGTGTCCAATTTCTACCTGTAAATATTGTTGATTTTGAAGGTAAATATAAGATAGAGAACCATGAATATTTTGTTGCAAATGTATTAGGGGTAGTTGACGCATTAAACCTAGAAAACTCTGATTATAGTGTTATGGACTTAGACGGTGAAAAAATATATTCTGTAAGAAAATATGCAGTATCGGAAGACAAAATAAATAACAAAAATTTGTTCAAATTAAAGGGAGATGAAATTCCGTTATTCGTGTCAGAAACTTTTAAGCAATTAGTTGAAGAAAGTAATATTACTGGTTGTGAATTTCTAGAAATAAGAAATATCTTATAA
- a CDS encoding T7SS effector LXG polymorphic toxin — MANLKVYEAMSLRESMEDRSNEYARLREQLQSLKKQFTQIVQLDENLQGKGATAIKGFYQAQIDVIVALLRLVDMQVAFFNGISGNMEDLKLSGSTKVDETFLEHDLTVHENNHFNMVENQQEDLKTILNRIDDLVSIQAFSTDSFESKLEEARKRRKDTLEAVDTLDQQLLEEYKLSEHAELHATALFRQLLDATKQGNTISPINFNATAYKASEAYQLNQEMGDYTDEYLSFKAEQERYREELKKAEELENRPAYKKMWDSMKTFTGELTGYHDFIRATEGVDPVTGEKLSESQRVMAGAMAAAGFIPIVGWGGRAFKGGSVIVKTAKGMNATDQALSLYKTPKTFQYLEKAELGIYGLASANGMSEYITGKDMFGHDLTEIERQQSLYTGVLGTVMFASPLLPTFIKNGKLVKEETRNKLGELTTKTKAGTHYVFNEVAGGMNVLLRNQGMEVAYSASHVVPRVMSTKEVSKRVEEAGVVFAVKGNTKPLQKHHYATNKSKKYTPQMENITKKYGLDLDDEWNKELLPHQGRHPYAYHDYVLDKLSTYDRLAKGDREKFLKLYEGLKQEVRDNPDMLYKEYWRSK; from the coding sequence ATGGCTAATTTGAAAGTGTATGAGGCTATGTCGTTACGTGAGTCGATGGAAGATCGTTCGAATGAATACGCCCGATTACGAGAACAATTACAGAGTCTTAAAAAGCAATTTACACAGATTGTTCAGCTTGATGAAAATCTTCAAGGAAAAGGGGCTACTGCTATTAAAGGCTTTTACCAAGCCCAAATTGATGTAATTGTCGCCCTCCTTCGCCTTGTTGACATGCAAGTCGCTTTCTTTAACGGAATCTCAGGAAACATGGAGGATCTTAAGCTTTCAGGTAGTACAAAGGTCGATGAAACCTTCCTTGAACATGATCTTACCGTTCATGAGAACAATCATTTCAATATGGTCGAAAATCAGCAAGAAGATCTAAAAACCATTCTCAATAGAATTGATGACCTAGTCTCTATTCAAGCTTTTTCGACTGATTCATTCGAGAGTAAGTTGGAAGAGGCTAGAAAAAGGAGAAAAGATACCCTTGAAGCGGTAGATACTCTCGATCAGCAGCTTTTAGAGGAATATAAGCTATCCGAACATGCAGAGCTTCACGCAACAGCCCTGTTTAGACAATTACTTGACGCAACAAAGCAGGGAAATACCATTTCCCCTATCAATTTTAACGCAACAGCCTATAAAGCGAGTGAAGCGTATCAGCTAAATCAGGAGATGGGGGACTACACAGACGAATATTTGTCCTTCAAAGCTGAACAAGAACGTTACCGAGAAGAGCTCAAAAAAGCAGAAGAGCTTGAAAATCGACCAGCTTACAAGAAAATGTGGGACTCTATGAAAACCTTCACTGGCGAACTAACCGGATATCATGATTTTATCCGGGCAACAGAAGGTGTTGACCCTGTCACTGGCGAAAAACTATCAGAGTCACAACGAGTGATGGCCGGTGCAATGGCTGCCGCTGGATTTATTCCAATCGTCGGATGGGGCGGACGTGCTTTTAAAGGTGGAAGTGTCATTGTGAAAACAGCCAAAGGAATGAACGCCACCGATCAAGCTCTATCACTCTATAAAACACCGAAAACCTTTCAATACCTAGAAAAAGCAGAATTAGGGATTTATGGCCTAGCCTCCGCAAACGGCATGAGTGAATACATCACAGGAAAAGATATGTTTGGTCATGACCTAACGGAGATCGAACGCCAGCAAAGCCTATACACAGGAGTCCTCGGAACTGTCATGTTTGCATCTCCACTCCTGCCAACCTTCATAAAAAATGGTAAACTAGTAAAAGAAGAAACACGAAACAAGCTAGGTGAACTAACAACCAAAACAAAAGCCGGAACTCACTATGTCTTCAATGAAGTCGCAGGTGGCATGAACGTACTCCTGCGAAATCAAGGAATGGAAGTCGCCTATAGTGCGAGTCATGTGGTTCCAAGGGTGATGAGTACGAAGGAAGTTAGTAAGAGGGTTGAAGAGGCTGGAGTTGTGTTTGCAGTTAAGGGTAATACTAAACCTTTACAAAAACACCACTATGCAACAAATAAAAGTAAGAAATACACTCCTCAAATGGAGAATATAACTAAAAAGTATGGTTTAGATTTAGATGATGAATGGAATAAGGAATTATTACCTCATCAAGGGAGACATCCATATGCATATCATGATTATGTATTAGATAAACTGAGCACTTATGATAGATTAGCTAAAGGAGATAGGGAAAAATTCCTTAAATTGTATGAAGGGTTAAAGCAGGAAGTAAGGGATAATCCAGATATGCTTTATAAAGAATATTGGAGGTCAAAATGA